The following coding sequences are from one Neurospora crassa OR74A linkage group I, whole genome shotgun sequence window:
- the nfh-2 gene encoding 14-3-3 family protein 7, with product MGHEDAVYLAKLAEQAERYEEMVENMKIVASEDRDLTVEERNLLSVAYKNVIGARRASWRIVTSIEQKEESKGNSTQVSLIKEYRQKIESELAKICEDILSVLDQHLIPSATTGESKVFYHKMKGDYHRYLAEFAVGDKRKDSADKSLDAYKNATDVAQTELPPTHPIRLGLALNFSVFYYEILNAPDQACHLAKQAFDDAIAELDTLSEESYKDSTLIMQLLRDNLTLWTSSEAEAPAAQGEAAPEEPKADAPAAEEPKAE from the exons ATGGGCCACGAGGATGCTGTTTACCTTGCCAAGCTCGCCGAGCAGGCCGAGCGCTACGAGG AGATGGTCGAGAACATGAAGATCGTCGCTTCTGAGGACCGTGATCTCACCGTTGAGGAGCGCAACCTCCTTTCCGTCGCCTACAAGAACGTCATCGGTGCCCGCCGTGCCTCGTGGAGAATCGTCACCTCTAtcgagcagaaggaggagtccAAGGGCAACTCTACCCAGGTCAGCCTCATCAAGGAGTACCGCCAGAAGATTGAGAGCGAGCTTGCCAAGATCTGCGAGGACATCCTCTCCGTTCTTGACCAGCACCTCATTCCTTCCGCCACCACTGGCGAGTCCAAGGTCTTCTACCACAAGAT GAAGGGTGACTACCACCGTTACCTCGCCGAGTTCGCCGTTGGTGACAAGCGCAAGGACTCCGCCGACAAGTCGCTCGACGCCTACAAGAACGCTACCGACGTTGCCCAGACCGAGCTTCCTCCCACTCACCCCATCCGCCTCGGCCTTGCCCTCAACTTCTCCGTCTTCTACTACGAGATTCTCAACGCTCCTGACCAGGCTTGCCACCTCGCCAAGCAGGCCTTCGATGACGCTATTGCCGAGCTCGACACATTGAGTGAGGAGAGCTACAAGGACTCCACTCTCATCATGCAGCTCCTCCGCGACAACCTT ACTCTCTGGACCTCTTCCGAGGCCGAGGCGCCCGCCGCTCAGGGTGAGGCTGCCCCCGAAGAGCCCAAGGCTGACGCCCCTGCGGCGGAGGAGCCCAAGGCCGAGTAA
- a CDS encoding diphthamide biosynthesis protein 4, whose protein sequence is MSQPTFYEILSLSPTTSDLTPASIKQAYRRALLTHHPDKSSSNFSSSTSNSHSNSHPKGHHPPKTRYTIDQISLAYTTLSSPTLRTQYDAALRSSSSSSSSCFTTTRKEEDDDFQTGIDTIDLDDMVFVPHETSSSAGISRNEKDTWYRPCRCGNERGFALTEEDLEENADLGEVLVQCADCTIWLRVCYVVAEDDEEEEEEKEENGDGDGYEEEKRKR, encoded by the coding sequence ATGTCCCAACCAACCTTCTACGAaatcctctccctctcacccaccacctccgACCTCACCCCCGCCTCGATCAAACAAGCCTACCGCCGCGCCCtcctcacccaccaccccGACAAGTCTTCCTCTaacttctcctcctctacctccaACAGCCACTCCAACAGCCACCCCAAAGGACATCACCCCCCAAAAACACGCTACACAATCGACCAAATCTCCCTCGCATACAccaccctctcctcccccacTCTACGGACCCAATACGACGCCGCCCttcgctcttcttcatcttcttcttcttcttgcttcaCTACTactaggaaagaagaagacgacgacttcCAAACAGGCATCGACACCATCGACCTAGACGACATGGTTTTCGTACCACACGAGACCTCGTCCTCCGCTGGTATTAGTCGTAATGAAAAAGACACATGGTACCGCCCCTGCCGGTGCGGCAACGAGCGGGGCTTCGCCCTAACGGAAGAAGACCTGGAAGAGAATGCCGACTTGGGGGAGGTGTTGGTTCAGTGCGCGGATTGTACGATTTGGTTGCGGGTTTGTTATGTGGTTgctgaggatgatgaggaggaggaggaggagaaggaggagaatggggatggggatgggtatgaggaagagaagaggaagaggtag
- a CDS encoding mitochondrial 60S ribosomal protein L25, protein MAATVKQHVQLALSLPPRLRTFLARYPPASILPAGADPETHKTPYQEESPNPFMPTKHPITGKWHNPKYSLRRQAELVKLAQEHGVEELLPFTRKLNEEKLRKRVELGLRVKGTGVGEKVKGHKHERTLVAKMEKRREAMLAMPDLIREWKKVGKRNWTKFPK, encoded by the exons ATGGCGGCCACGGTGAAGCAGCACGTCCAGCTGGCGCTTTCGCTCCCACCGCGGTTGCGCACCTTCTTGGCCCGGTACCCGCCGGCCTCGATCCTGCCCGCCGGCGCCGACCCCGAGACGCACAAGACGCCCTACCAGGAGGAGAGCCCGAACCCGTTCATGCCCACCAAGCACCCAATCACCGGAAAGTGGCACAACCCCAAGTACTCGCTCAGGCGACAGGCCGAGCTCGTCAAGCTGGCCCAGGAACACGGCGTCGAGGAGCTGCTGCCCTTCACCCGCAAGCTCAACGAGGAGAAGCTACGGAAGAGAGTCGAGCTCGGTCTCCGTGTCAAGGGTACCGGTGTTGGAGAGAAGGTCAAGGGTCACAAGCACGAAAGGACACTGGTTGCCAA gatggagaagaggagagaggcCATGCTGGCTATGCCCGACCTTATCCGGGAATGGAAAAAG GTCGGCAAGAGGAACTGGACCAAGTTCCCCAAATAA
- a CDS encoding pre-mRNA-splicing ATP-dependent RNA helicase prp-28 codes for MSTTSRREPPDLAALLRKKKEEEAAAAKPRFIPKKERERLEAEKKAKEEEERKRKEEAKPQPNGTNHNGNRMDGIQSHHNHNPQRNIPTGPKAMRYDDDRGPNGMSNGRDYRDNRDNRDNRDRNQRGAKRGAPNDDEEKRAKMERNDEAELRARYMGPVVNQSTFSAKKKRRRTAANKFNFDWDADDDTSRPFDPIYAERQEPLVRLGGYEMTEEMVMRKAEAIRRGDPETGEERARQYLEQHRRIKEMEQRKNLGKHWSEKKLEDMKERDWRIFKENFGIATKGGAIPNPMRSWEESTLPRRLLDIVKNVGYDEPTPIQRAAIPIALQARDLIGVAVTGSGKTAAFLLPLLVYISELPPLTEYNKNDGPYALILAPTRELVQQIESEAKKFATPLGFTVVSIVGGHSLEEQAFALRNGAEIIVATPGRLVDCLERRLLVFSQCCYTIMDEADRMIDQGFEEPLTKILDAMPVTNEKPDTDDAENPQLMSRYVDGKDRYRQTMMYTATMPPIVERIAKKYLRRPAIVTIGNAGEAVDTVEQRVEFVSGEDKRKKRLQEILNSGQFKPPIIVFVNIKRNCDMVARDIKGMGYSAVTLHGSKTQEQREAALASLRNGQTDILVATDLAGRGIDVPDVSLVVNFNMATNIESYTHRIGRTGRAGKSGVAITFLGPEDNDVLYDLRQIISKSSISKVPDELRRHEAAQNKPQKGQKKLEESNGYSGKGGSWN; via the coding sequence ATGAGCACGACATCAAGACGGGAACCCCCAGACCTGGCAGCACTGCtgcgcaagaagaaggaggaagaagccgccgccgcgaaACCAAGATTCATCCCCAAAAAGGAACGAGAGAGGCTAGAAGCCGAGAAAAAggcaaaggaagaagaggaacgcAAGCGCAAGGAAGAAGCCAAGCCTCAACCAAATGGAACAAATCATAACGGCAACCGCATGGACGGTATCCAGAGTcatcacaaccacaaccctcAACGAAACATCCCAACCGGACCCAAGGCGATGCGGTACGACGATGACCGGGGACCCAACGGCATGAGCAACGGTCGGGACTACAGAGACAATCGCGACAACAGAGATAACCGAGACAGAAACCAACGGGGCGCAAAACGCGGCGCACCcaacgatgacgaagagaagcgagccaagatggagaggaaCGACGAGGCAGAGCTGCGCGCCCGCTACATGGGTCCAGTAGTAAATCAGTCCACATTctcggccaagaagaagaggaggaggacggcagCGAACAAGTTCAACTTTGACTGGGATGCCGATGACGACACTAGCCGACCCTTCGACCCCATCTACGCAGAGCGTCAAGAGCCTCTGGTCCGACTTGGTGGTTACGAGATGACGGAAGAGATGGTGATGCGGAAGGCCGAAGCCATCCGTCGTGGCGATCCCGAGACGGGCGAGGAGCGCGCCAGGCAATACCTGGAACAACACAGACGGATCAAGGAGATGGAACAGCGCAAGAACCTGGGCAAGCACTGGTccgagaagaagctggaggaCATGAAGGAGCGCGATTGGCGTATCTTCAAGGAAAACTTTGGCATTGCCACCAAGGGCGGTGCCATTCCCAACCCTATGCGCAGTTGGGAAGAGTCCACGCTGCCTAGGCGTCTGCTCGACATTGTCAAGAACGTGGGTTACGACGAGCCGACGCCGATTCAGAGAGCTGCCATTCCCATTGCCCTTCAAGCACGCGACTTGATCGGTGTGGCCGTGACGGGTTCCGGTAAAACTGCAGCTTTCTTGCTGCCTCTGCTGGTTTACATCTCCGAACTACCACCCCTGACCGAGTACAACAAGAACGACGGTCCATATGCCCTGATTCTGGCGCCAACAAGAGAACTGGTGCAACAGATTGAGAGCGAGGCCAAGAAGTTTGCTACACCTCTCGGATTTACAGTCGTCAGTATTGTGGGTGGTCACTCGCTCGAAGAGCAGGCGTTTGCTCTACGGAACGGTGCCGAGATTATTGTCGCCACACCTGGTCGTCTCGTGGACTGCCTTGAAAGACGTTTGCTCGTCTTCTCTCAGTGCTGCTACACAATCATGGATGAAGCCGATCGTATGATTGACCAAGGTTTCGAGGAGCCGCTTACCAAGATCTTGGATGCCATGCCGGTAACCAACGAAAAGCCAGATACAGACGATGCGGAGAATCCACAACTGATGAGCCGGTACGTGGACGGCAAAGATCGATACAGACAGACTATGATGTACACAGCTACCATGCCTCCGATCGTGGAGCGCATCGCCAAGAAATACCTACGTCGTCCAGCCATCGTCACCATTGGTAACGCAGGCGAAGCCGTCGACACGGTCGAGCAGCGCGTCGAGTTCGTATCCGGCGAAGACAAGCGCAAGAAGCGTCTGCAGGAGATCCTCAACTCGGGGCAGTTCAAGCCGCCCATTATTGTCTTTGTCAACATCAAGCGCAACTGCGACATGGTTGCGCGCGACATCAAGGGCATGGGCTACTCGGCGGTTACTCTGCACGGTTCCAAGACACAAGAGCAGCGTGAGGCGGCGCTGGCGTCGCTGCGGAACGGGCAGACAGACATCCTGGTAGCCACCGACTTGGCGGGTCGTGGTATCGATGTGCCCGACGTCTCGCTGGTTGTCAACTTCAACATGGCTACCAACATCGAATCCTACACGCATCGTATCGGTCGTACGGGTCGTGCGGGCAAGAGTGGTGTGGCTATTACTTTCTTGGGTCCGGAGGATAACGATGTGTTGTATGACTTGAGGCAGATCATCTCCAAGTCGTCCATCTCCAAGGTGCCGGATGAGCTCAGGAGACACGAGGCTGCTCAGAATAAGCCGCAGAAGGGACAGAAGAAGTTGGAGGAGAGCAATGGGTATAGCGGGAAGGGCGGGTCATGGAACTAG
- the arg-13 gene encoding mitochondrial ornithine carrier protein yields MDSVPAQTHQGFKEAGAASASHLTTTTSLPTKVESRTAVMEALEDIVYGSAAGIVGKYIEYPFDTVKVRLQSQPDHLPLRYTGPLDCFRQSIRADGFLGLYRGISAPLVGAALENSSLFFFERIGRSLLYSSGFAPRDSELSLSALWFTGGFSGAFTSLILTPVELVKCKIQVPDEPGGAGARQRQLKPIPVIKEIFRHEGLRGFWHGQLGTLIREAGGCAAWFGSKETTSKWFRGRNERALLKRGASQEEVVASRERPLPLWQQAIAGASAGMSYNFLFFPADTVKSRMQTSPIGGGGDNGGKGAATMMPKKSFGEEARALWKQAGIKGFYRGCGITVLRSAPSSAFIFMVYDGLKKYFPMA; encoded by the exons ATGGACTCCGTACCAGCCCAGACGCACCAGGGCTTCAAGGAAGCGGGTGCTGCTTCTGCCTCTCACCTCACAACAACCACTTCTCTACCGACCAAGGTTGAGTCACGGACAGCAGTGATGGAGGCTCTGGAGGATATCGTCTACGGATCT GCCGCCGGTATCGTAGGCAAATACATCGAATACCCCTTCGACACGGTCAAAGTCCGCCTGCAATCCCAACCCGACCACCTTCCCCTGCGGTACACGGGACCCCTCGACTGCTTCCGCCAATCCATCCGCGCCGACGGCTTCCTCGGTCTGTACCGTGGCATCTCGGCCCCGCTCGTCGGCGCTGCCCTCGAGAACTcgtccctcttcttctttgagCGCATCGGCCGCAGTCTTTTGTACTCATCCGGCTTCGCCCCGCGCGACTCGGAGCTCTCTTTGTCCGCCCTCTGGTTCACCGGCGGCTTTTCCGGCGCTTTTACCAGCCTCATCCTCACGCCCGTGGAGCTAGTCAAATGCAAGATCCAAGTCCCTGATGAACCTGGCGGAGCAGGAGCACGACAGCGGCAGCTGAAGCCGATCCCCGTGATCAAGGAGATCTTTCGGCATGAAGGACTACGTGGGTTCTGGCATGGGCAGCTCGGCACGCTGATTCGCGAAGCGGGCGGTTGCGCGGCCTGGTTCGGGTCCAAGGAGACCACGTCCAAGTGGTTCCGGGGGAGGAACGAGCGGGCGCTGCTGAAGCGCGGTGCGAgccaggaggaggtggtggcgaGTAGGGAAcggccgctgccgctgtgGCAGCAGGCGATTGCGGGGGCGTCGGCGGGCATGAGCTATAATTTCTTGTTTTTCCCGGCTGATACGGTCAAGAGCCGGATGCAGACGAGCCcgattggtggtggtggggataatggaggaaaaggagcagCGACGATGATGCCCAAGAAGAGTTTTGGCGAGGAGGCGAGGGCGTTGTGGAAGCAGGCGGGCATCAAGGGGTTTTATAGGGGGTGCGGGATCACGGTGTTGAGGAGCGCGCCGAGCTCGGCCTTCATCTTTATGGTGTATGATGGGTTGAAGAAGTATTTTCCTATGGcttga
- a CDS encoding translocator protein, whose translation MTSYIPQLTLPSSIFTSAPASILLPVALGTAVGFGTGFVSDQKRQYHSLRQPPLRPPSSVFGPVWTLLYGTMGYAAHRAYLFGTSSSSSPSLLLSNPSVVPTTYHTATLYTIQLGLNLIWMPLFFGLRRPILATLDCAALVGINAYLAWTWGTQIDAVAGWLMVPYVCWLGFATYLSAGSGYLNEWDFSEERIRKGEEEQQKRKGEKGL comes from the exons ATGACGAGCTACATCCCCCAGCTcaccctcccctcctccatcttcaccTCAGCACCagcctccatcctcctccccgtAGCTCTCGGAACAGCGGTAGGCTTCGGCACAGGCTTTG TCTCCGACCAAAAACGCCAATACCACTCCCTCCGGCAACCCCCCCTCCGCCcgccctcctccgtcttcggCCCCGTCTGGACCCTCCTCTACGGCACCATGGGCTACGCCGCCCACCGCGCCTACCTTTTCggcacttcttcttcctcctctccctccctccttcttagCAACCCATCCGTCGTGCCCACCACCTACCACACCGCTACCTTGTACACTATCCAACTCGGCCTGAACTTAATCTGGATGcccctcttcttcggtcTGCGTCGTCCCATCCTCGCTACCCTCGACTGCGCCGCTTTGGTGGGGATCAATGCCTACTTGGCCTGGACGTGGGGAACGCAGATTGACGCGGTGGCGGGCTGGTTGATGGTGCCGTACGTGTGCTGGTTGGGGTTTGCGACGTATTTGAGTGCGGGGAGTGGGTATTTGAATGAGTGGGATTTTAGCGAGGAgaggattaggaagggggaggaggagcagcagaagaggaagggggagaaggggttGTGA
- a CDS encoding arsenite resistance protein Ars2, with product MDSSYHSYREGSARSPGDRGWGRGDDRIKDERDNFYRGRSPADRTRRRSRSPAALDRYEPRARTRDDYPTRDPRDPRDPRDPRDLRDPRDRDDQSRRMRSPPANIDRYVPGQDVAPIQPLANPIPDPIKLPYQVGFSYYGEWWRANEKIKEEKERLRTGRRREPERVRGPEEREKEKAKIQAAYDAYKEELQAKMAQTFVKQHKDEQWFRERYVPEIRDGFRKQLNEFRRGAYTQWEQDLETGTFDDFSLEGIPKSESNGAGGVVEKEEGEATAANEVLGVGDLVPANSADIRDENLFQPTLLIKTIAPSVSRQNLEAFCKEHLGEEEGGFKWLSLSDPNPSKRYHRIGWIMLHPAPEAPIAQDEMKDDDDEGSAKPHVPSTAEKALEAINGKTVKDEQRGDFTCHVGVHNPPMNPRKKALWDLFSAPERIEKDLELVRRLVNKFEEDFGSDFNATLKIDERVEDLRAAGRLQPAVSAPGIKKEKIKKEKSIGMDEAMDEEGQEHEDDDDDNEDEGTVDDEVDDEDLLVKKKQLDLMIEYLRRVFNFCFFCVFESDSIHELTRKCPGGHLRRPRSTLSSSAKAVARASALGEPFPSKKRKDAEDVEEGEAPEGERKFRTSSKTEQQLQRAYNWVKTFEDKIMQILEPDTVDIRKLGGKPVEDAINDELAKYVKQEDENKWRCKVPECTKLFKEEHFWKKHVEKRHNEWLDKLKEEIALVNAYVIDPAHIAPSRTDANSNGHFPPSNGQQPTGTPRGFNLQNYAMNSMLNFPGFPIPSMFPNMMNAGAMAGAASNWHAAGGDDRSGAGGPIRRGGHMGGAGGRFQSRTGPYDRRPNPRYPGGMEGGMAGRGRGVGGPANRWGDGAAGNAAMGPREAVQGRTIKSYEDLDATAGGNGGELNY from the exons ATGGACTCGTCCTATCACTCTTACCGAGAGGGTTCGGCTCGGTCACCTGGTGATCGGGGCTGGGGCAGAGGTGATGACAGAATCAAAGACGAGAGGGACAACTTTTATCGTGGCAGATCTCCTG CCGACCGCACCAGACGTCGTTCAAGATCCCCGGCCGCGCTCGATCGTTACGAACCCAGAGCCCGCACGCGCGACGATTACCCGACCCGCGATCCCCGCGATCCCCGCGATCCCCGCGATCCCCGCGACCTCCGCGACCCTCGCGATCGCGATGACCAGTCGAGACGCATGCGATCCCCTCCGGCCAATATTGACCGCTATGTTCCTGGCCAGGACGTGGCCCCAATCCAACCTCTGGCCAACCCTATCCCCGATCCCATCAAGCTCCCGTACCAAGTCGGCTTCTCATATTACGGCGAGTGGTGGAGGGCAAacgagaagatcaaggaggaaaaggagaggtTGCGCACTGGCCGCCGCCGTGAGCCCGAGCGGGTCCGCGGTCCGGAGGAGcgtgagaaggagaaggccaagattcAGGCCGCCTACGATGCCTACAAGGAAGAGCTTCAGGCCAAGATGGCACAAACGTTTGTCAAACAGCACAAGGACGAGCAGTGGTTCAGGGAACGCTATGTCCCAGAAATCAGAGATGGGTTCAGAAAGCAGCTGAACGAGTTCCGCCGTGGCGCCTACACGCAGTGGGAGCAAGATCTCGAGACCGGCACCTTTGACGACTTTTCTCTCGAGGGCATCCCCAAGAGCGAGAGCAATGGTGCCGGCGGTGTtgtggaaaaggaagaaggtgaGGCAACTGCTGCGAACGAGGTTCTCGGCGTCGGTGATTTGGTCCCAGCCAATAGTGCCGACATCAGGGACGAGAATCTGTTCCAGCCAACGCTCCTGATCAAGACTATTGCCCCGTCCGTCAGTCGTCAGAACCTCGAGGCCTTCTGCAAGGAGCATCttggcgaggaagagggtggaTTCAAGTGGCTCTCGTTGAGTGATCCCAATCCCAGTAAACGATACCACCGCATCGGTTGGATCATGTTGCACCCTGCACCCGAGGCTCCCATCGCTCAGGATGAAATGaaagacgatgatgacgagggctCAGCCAAGCCCCACGTCCCCAGCACCGCTGAGAAGGCCCTGGAGGCCATCAACGGCAAGACTGTCAAGGATGAACAGCGCGGTGATTTCACCTGCCACGTAGGAGTACACAACCCACCCATGAACCCCAGGAAGAAGGCCCTCTGGGATCTCTTCTCTGCACCTGAACGCATCGAGAAGGACCTCGAGCTTGTCAGACGCCTTGTCAACAAGTTCGAAGAGGACTTCGGCTCCGACTTTAATGCCACGCTCAAGATCGATGAGCGCGTAGAGGACCTGCGGGCCGCCGGTCGCCTGCAGCCTGCGGTCTCTGCTCCTGGCatcaagaaagagaagatcaagaaggaaaagtcGATTGGCATGGATGAAGCCATGGACGAAGAGGGCCAAGAacatgaagatgatgacgatgacaaTGAAGATGAGGGGACGGTCGATGACGAAGTCGATGATGAAGACTTGCTcgtcaagaagaagcagctggACCTCATGATTGAGTATCTTCGCCGTGTCTTCaacttttgcttcttttgcGTCTTTGAGAGTGACTCCATCCATGAGTTGACGAGAAAGTGCCCTGGCGGCCATCTCCGCAGACCCCGTAGCACGCTCTCGTCGTCGGCCAAGGCCGTCGCTCGTGCGAGCGCGCTCGGCGAGCCTTTCCCTTCCAAGAAGCGTAAGGATGCCGAGGACgtcgaggagggtgaggCGCCTGAGGGTGAACGCAAGTTCCGCACGTCTTCCAAGACCGAGCAACAGCTGCAGCGGGCGTACAACTGGGTCAAGACCTTTGAGGACAAGATCATGCAGATCCTTGAGCCCGATACGGTTGACATCAGGAAGTTGGGCGGTAAGCCAGTTGAGGATGCCATTAACGATGAGCTCGCCAAGTACGTCAAGCAGGAAGACGAGAACAAGTGGAGGTGCAAGGTACCCGAGTGCACCAAGCTCTTCAAGGAGGAGCATTTCTGGAAGAAGCACGTTGAGAAGCGACACAACGAGTGGCTAGATAAGCTCAAGGAAGAG ATCGCCTTGGTCAATGCCTACGTCATCGACCCTGCACACATTGCGCCGTCCAGGACCGATGCCAACTCCAATGGCCACTTCCCGCCTTCCAACGGCCAGCAACCGACTGGAACCCCGCGTGGCTTCAACTTGCAAAATTACGCCATGAATAGCATGCTGAACTTCCCGGGCttccccatcccatccatgTTTCCTAACATGATGAACGCTGGTGCCATGGCCGGGGCGGCGTCCAACTGGCATGCCGCTGGTGGTGACGACCGCAGTGGTGCAGGCGGTCCTATCCGCCGTGGCGGTCACATGGGCGGTGCCGGAGGTAGATTCCAGAGCCGTACTGGTCCTTACGACCGTCGGCCCAACCCCCGGTACCCAGGAGGCATGGAGGGCGGAATGGCCGGTCGCGGTCGCGGCGTAGGAGGTCCTGCCAACCGCTGGGGTGACGGCGCCGCCGGAAATGCGGCTATGGGTCCGCGTGAGGCCGTCCAGGGAAGGACGATCAAGAGCTACGAGGATTTGGATGCCACGGCTGGTGGAAACGGTGGAGAGCTCaactattaa